The proteins below come from a single Polymorphobacter fuscus genomic window:
- the tssH gene encoding type VI secretion system ATPase TssH — protein sequence MAISRSGMVSRLGPKAMTGLQTAHGFAKLRENPYVEIAHWLHALNADKTSEITAIKAKFGIDDGKIASDIVAALDKLPRGASSLDFSQQLMEAVQQGWMYASLQFNAARVSPGHALYALLASDNLRTTMLGISKEWRKVDVEQLGEHYAAITGSAAEAAPAAGGGGDDTGAAGAPSGESALARYSVDLTARARSGEIDKIVGRDAEIRQVVDILLRRRQNNPILTGEAGVGKTAVAEGFARRIVDGDVPPSLANVTLRSLDIGLLQAGASVKGEFEKRLRQVIDEVEASPVPIILFIDEAHTLIGAGGSAGTGDAANLLKPALARGKLRTIAATTWAEYRQYFEKDPALTRRFQTVAVGEPETDNAIAMLRSVSDAMVKHHKVIVLDEALEAAVKLSQRYIPSRQLPDKAVSLLDTACARVGVSQHATPAPVEDRLRKVERLEVELGIATREADAGMGPVHRPAEIEAQLVEARATLADVRAKWEAEKAAVAAVIAARTARGDARAAAAAAPAPDADAPDFSGHDDALRTTMDALHAAQGDSPMVFAQVDANAVAAVVGDWTGVPVGRMVKDEITSVLTIADNLKKRVIGQDHGLEAIAKRIQTSRAKLDNPNKPVGVFMLCGPSGVGKTETAHALAELLYAGDDSMIVINMSEFQEAHTVSTLKGAPAGYVGYGQGGVLTEAVRRRPYSVVLLDEVEKAHPDVHEMFFQVFDKGYMDDSEGRYIDFKNCLILLTSNAGTDLITDMASDPETAPDPEALATALRPELLKVFPPALLGRLIVLPYYPLSPEMLGGIVKLQLNRIVRRIAENHKIALTYDQAVVDHIVGRCTEMASGGRMIDAILTNSMLPTLSTGLLGRMADGVTVEEIAVSVRGDDLAYDFKDAAMLDAAA from the coding sequence ATGGCAATCAGCAGAAGCGGAATGGTCAGCCGATTGGGGCCAAAGGCGATGACCGGGCTGCAGACGGCGCACGGCTTCGCCAAGCTGCGCGAAAACCCCTATGTCGAAATCGCCCATTGGCTGCACGCGCTCAACGCCGACAAGACCAGCGAGATCACGGCGATCAAGGCGAAGTTCGGCATCGATGACGGCAAGATCGCCAGCGACATCGTCGCCGCGCTCGACAAGCTGCCGCGTGGCGCCAGTTCGCTCGATTTCTCGCAGCAGCTGATGGAGGCGGTGCAACAGGGCTGGATGTACGCCTCGCTGCAGTTCAACGCCGCGCGTGTCAGCCCCGGTCACGCGCTTTATGCCCTGCTCGCCAGTGACAATCTGCGCACGACGATGCTGGGCATTTCGAAGGAATGGCGCAAGGTCGACGTCGAACAGCTCGGCGAACATTATGCCGCCATCACCGGCAGCGCCGCCGAAGCCGCACCCGCCGCCGGCGGCGGTGGCGACGACACGGGCGCCGCCGGCGCGCCATCGGGCGAATCCGCGCTGGCGCGATATTCGGTCGATCTCACCGCCCGCGCCCGATCGGGCGAAATCGACAAGATCGTCGGCCGCGACGCCGAAATCCGCCAGGTCGTCGACATCCTGCTCCGCCGCCGCCAGAACAACCCGATCCTCACCGGGGAAGCCGGCGTCGGCAAGACGGCGGTGGCCGAAGGCTTTGCCCGCCGCATCGTCGATGGCGATGTGCCGCCCAGCCTGGCCAATGTCACGCTGCGCTCGCTCGACATCGGGCTGTTGCAGGCCGGCGCCAGCGTCAAGGGCGAGTTCGAAAAGCGCCTGCGGCAGGTCATCGACGAGGTGGAGGCCAGCCCCGTCCCGATCATCCTGTTCATCGATGAAGCCCATACGCTCATCGGTGCCGGCGGCAGCGCCGGCACCGGCGACGCCGCCAACCTGCTGAAACCGGCGCTGGCCCGCGGCAAGCTGCGCACAATCGCCGCCACCACCTGGGCCGAATATCGCCAATATTTCGAAAAGGATCCGGCGCTGACCCGGCGTTTCCAGACCGTAGCGGTCGGGGAGCCCGAAACCGACAATGCCATCGCCATGTTGCGCTCGGTCAGCGATGCGATGGTCAAGCATCACAAGGTCATCGTCCTCGATGAAGCGCTGGAAGCGGCCGTCAAGCTCAGCCAGCGCTACATCCCGTCGCGCCAACTGCCCGACAAGGCGGTCAGCCTGCTCGATACCGCCTGCGCGCGCGTCGGCGTTTCACAGCACGCGACACCGGCGCCGGTCGAGGACCGGCTGCGCAAGGTCGAACGGCTGGAAGTCGAACTCGGCATCGCCACTCGCGAGGCCGATGCCGGCATGGGCCCGGTGCACCGACCCGCCGAAATCGAGGCGCAACTGGTCGAGGCACGCGCCACGCTCGCCGATGTGCGCGCCAAATGGGAGGCTGAAAAGGCCGCGGTCGCCGCCGTCATCGCCGCCCGCACGGCGCGCGGCGATGCCAGGGCCGCTGCCGCCGCGGCACCCGCGCCGGACGCCGACGCGCCGGACTTCAGCGGCCATGACGACGCGCTGCGCACCACCATGGACGCCCTCCACGCGGCGCAGGGAGACAGCCCGATGGTCTTTGCCCAGGTCGATGCCAACGCCGTCGCCGCCGTGGTCGGGGACTGGACCGGCGTTCCCGTCGGCCGCATGGTCAAGGACGAGATCACCAGCGTGCTGACCATTGCCGACAATCTCAAAAAGCGCGTCATCGGCCAGGACCATGGCCTCGAAGCCATCGCCAAGCGCATCCAGACCAGCCGCGCCAAGCTCGACAACCCCAACAAGCCGGTCGGCGTCTTCATGCTCTGCGGCCCGTCGGGCGTCGGCAAGACCGAAACCGCGCATGCGCTCGCCGAGCTGCTTTATGCCGGTGACGATTCGATGATCGTCATCAACATGTCGGAATTCCAGGAAGCCCATACCGTCTCGACGCTGAAGGGCGCGCCCGCGGGCTATGTCGGCTATGGCCAGGGCGGTGTGCTGACCGAAGCCGTCCGCCGCCGGCCCTATTCGGTCGTCCTCCTCGACGAAGTCGAAAAGGCGCATCCCGACGTCCACGAGATGTTCTTCCAGGTCTTCGACAAGGGTTACATGGACGACAGCGAAGGCCGCTACATCGACTTCAAGAACTGCCTGATCCTGCTCACGTCCAACGCCGGCACCGACCTGATCACCGACATGGCATCCGACCCCGAAACCGCGCCCGATCCGGAGGCACTGGCGACGGCGCTGCGGCCGGAACTGCTCAAGGTCTTCCCGCCTGCGCTGCTCGGCAGGCTGATCGTGCTGCCCTATTATCCGCTCAGCCCCGAAATGCTCGGCGGCATCGTCAAGCTGCAACTCAACCGCATCGTCAGGCGCATCGCCGAAAACCACAAGATCGCGCTGACCTATGACCAGGCCGTCGTCGACCATATCGTCGGCCGCTGCACCGAAATGGCATCGGGCGGCCGCATGATCGACGCGATCCTGACCAATTCGATGCTGCCGACGCTGTCGACCGGCCTGCTCGGGCGGATGGCCGATGGCGTGACGGTGGAGGAGATCGCCGTCAGCGTGCGCGGCGATGACCTCGCCTATGACTTCAAGGACGCCGCCATGCTCGACGCGGCGGCCTGA
- a CDS encoding type VI secretion system accessory protein TagJ — translation MDAEQCLRAGDIPGARAALAAELKRAPQDVRARQFFWQLMAVVGELDKADAQLKALGGVQASAMMMGSVYMQAINAERLRDRTFAGDLAPKSLVGTEPWVAGLLDALAATIRGAPDAAARHDAALAEAPASPGSIDGTPFEWLADADTRFGPMLEVVIGADYGFIPFAAMNRIRAAAVADLRDTVWRPAEIGLKSGQSSMVFIPARYPGTVATGDPALMLGRRTDWTAAGDIEIGLGQRLLATDTDDHGVLEPFDIRLG, via the coding sequence ATGGACGCCGAACAATGCCTCAGGGCGGGCGATATTCCCGGTGCGCGCGCAGCGCTTGCCGCCGAACTCAAGCGCGCCCCGCAGGATGTGCGGGCGCGCCAGTTCTTCTGGCAATTGATGGCCGTGGTCGGGGAACTCGACAAGGCCGATGCCCAGTTGAAGGCGCTTGGCGGGGTCCAGGCGTCGGCGATGATGATGGGCAGCGTCTATATGCAGGCGATCAACGCCGAGCGGCTGCGCGATCGCACCTTCGCCGGTGATCTGGCGCCCAAGTCGCTCGTCGGCACCGAACCCTGGGTCGCCGGCCTGCTCGATGCCCTCGCCGCCACGATCCGCGGTGCGCCCGATGCCGCCGCCCGCCACGACGCCGCGCTCGCCGAAGCGCCGGCGTCACCGGGCAGCATCGACGGCACCCCGTTCGAATGGCTCGCCGATGCCGACACCCGCTTCGGCCCGATGCTGGAGGTCGTGATCGGTGCCGATTACGGGTTCATCCCCTTTGCCGCGATGAACCGCATTCGCGCAGCGGCGGTTGCCGACCTGCGCGATACCGTCTGGCGGCCCGCCGAAATCGGCCTAAAGTCCGGGCAGTCGTCGATGGTCTTCATCCCGGCCCGCTATCCCGGCACCGTCGCCACCGGCGATCCGGCGTTGATGCTCGGTCGTCGCACCGACTGGACAGCCGCCGGCGATATCGAAATCGGCCTCGGCCAGCGCCTGCTGGCGACCGACACCGACGATCATGGCGTGCTCGAGCCGTTCGATATCCGGCTGGGCTGA
- the tssG gene encoding type VI secretion system baseplate subunit TssG: MSAEHLAEVFDAIGADPQRFAFFAAVRAVERAAADSPRLGRALNPAQEPLAVAHHASADFPRTTIESFDRRLPAAEAAPRLRSNHFGLTGPMGPMPFYLTELVIFERNRRGPRPLGDFLDLLTSRQLQFFYRAWADSQPCAQADRPADDGFAAHLGAVSGAADLRFVAAADRPAQGSSGFDSWARLGLAGHFAGLRSASAVADVLSWVLATPVRVVEGVGRWRDIPPGTLTRLGGGDNRLGLGATLGRRFFATEWDVRLVLTAADMAGLDALLPGGARHAILAECARAILPQHIEWSARIEIDEARIAPARLQRGAGGARLGQTGWIAPRGRSGRPRDDLRLHSAA, encoded by the coding sequence ATGAGCGCGGAACACCTTGCCGAAGTCTTCGACGCCATCGGCGCCGACCCACAGCGCTTTGCCTTTTTCGCCGCCGTGCGCGCCGTGGAGCGCGCCGCCGCCGACAGCCCGCGCCTCGGCCGCGCCCTCAACCCGGCGCAGGAGCCGCTTGCCGTCGCCCATCATGCCTCGGCCGATTTTCCGCGCACCACCATCGAAAGCTTCGACCGCCGCCTCCCCGCGGCCGAGGCGGCGCCGCGCCTGCGATCGAACCATTTCGGCCTGACCGGGCCGATGGGGCCGATGCCCTTTTACCTGACCGAGCTGGTGATCTTCGAACGCAACCGCCGCGGCCCCAGGCCGCTCGGCGATTTCCTCGACCTGCTGACGTCGCGGCAGCTGCAGTTCTTCTACCGCGCCTGGGCCGACAGCCAGCCCTGCGCCCAGGCCGACCGCCCCGCCGATGACGGCTTCGCAGCACATCTCGGCGCGGTGTCGGGCGCCGCCGACCTGCGCTTCGTCGCGGCGGCAGACCGCCCCGCCCAGGGGTCGTCGGGGTTCGACAGCTGGGCACGGCTGGGCCTTGCCGGCCATTTCGCCGGGCTGCGGTCGGCCAGCGCCGTCGCCGATGTGCTCAGCTGGGTGCTGGCGACGCCGGTTCGCGTTGTCGAAGGCGTCGGCCGCTGGCGCGACATACCGCCGGGCACGCTCACCCGGCTCGGCGGCGGCGATAACCGCCTCGGCCTTGGCGCCACATTGGGCCGGCGCTTCTTCGCCACCGAATGGGATGTCCGCCTCGTCCTGACCGCCGCCGACATGGCCGGCCTCGACGCGCTGCTGCCCGGCGGCGCCCGCCACGCCATCCTTGCCGAATGCGCCCGGGCGATCCTGCCCCAGCATATCGAATGGAGCGCCCGGATCGAAATCGACGAGGCACGCATCGCCCCGGCCCGGCTGCAGCGCGGCGCCGGCGGTGCCCGGCTGGGCCAGACCGGCTGGATCGCGCCGCGCGGCCGCAGCGGGCGCCCGCGCGACGACCTGCGGCTGCACAGCGCCGCCTGA
- the tssF gene encoding type VI secretion system baseplate subunit TssF, giving the protein MTAIDPRLLQHYNRELGYLRRQAAVFSEDHAQVAGRLGLDAPTNPDPHVERLLEGVAYLNARVRLKLDDQFPDFTQYLLDALYPQYVTPTPAMGIVTLTPTPGENALADGPRVARGSTVHATLSTESITPVEFRTGQDVTLWPLKIIAADYLATRAAVATATGTAVGEAALRLRLELTIDGSLADLAIDHLDLFIDGAEDVPGRLLHQLLAESYPALVCASDRGRRDAWSVGAGPVEALGLDAEQALLPADLRSFRGYRLLAEYYAMPEKFRFIRLTGLAAGFARGARQVDIVIPLKRCVPALAAAVATDNFRLHATPVINLYKRHFDRIPVDRGQPEHLVLADRSRQQDHEIYSLTSVSAYRAGDSVGMPVQPLYARNAERGDQPLYYSLRRRLRRLSEAERRRRRESDYTGSETWIALTAPGAPGLVDDIAEIAAEGWVTNRALPTRLRPGAPDLVLALADMANVAAVRMIRGPTRPQPPLGLGDAAWRVVSHLAPGNRGFARADGSPDVLLDHLRLYLRDEAPALRREIQGITGLHAALVTRRAAGVSRLAFERGEQLTLHLAASAYEASTAYLFTMVVARFLAEFATVNSFAEVIVKSDDGLSWRWPALSGPRPTI; this is encoded by the coding sequence ATGACAGCGATCGATCCCCGGCTGCTGCAGCATTACAATCGCGAGCTCGGCTATCTGCGCCGCCAGGCGGCGGTGTTTTCGGAAGACCATGCCCAGGTCGCCGGCCGGCTGGGCCTCGATGCGCCGACCAACCCCGATCCCCATGTCGAACGCCTGCTCGAAGGCGTCGCCTATCTCAACGCCCGGGTGCGGCTCAAGCTTGACGACCAGTTCCCTGACTTCACCCAATATCTGCTCGATGCGCTCTATCCCCAATATGTGACGCCGACGCCCGCCATGGGCATCGTCACGCTGACGCCGACGCCGGGCGAAAATGCCCTCGCCGACGGCCCGCGCGTCGCACGCGGCAGCACGGTCCATGCCACCCTGTCGACCGAATCGATCACGCCGGTCGAATTCCGCACCGGCCAGGACGTGACACTCTGGCCGCTGAAGATCATCGCCGCCGATTACCTCGCCACCCGCGCCGCCGTCGCCACCGCCACCGGCACTGCGGTGGGGGAGGCGGCCCTGCGGCTGCGGCTGGAACTGACCATCGACGGCAGCCTCGCGGACCTTGCCATCGATCATCTCGACCTGTTCATCGACGGCGCCGAAGATGTCCCCGGCCGCCTCCTCCACCAGCTCCTCGCCGAAAGCTACCCGGCGCTGGTCTGCGCCTCCGATCGCGGCCGCCGCGATGCCTGGAGCGTTGGCGCCGGCCCGGTCGAAGCCCTGGGGCTGGATGCCGAACAGGCGCTGCTGCCCGCCGACCTGCGTTCCTTCCGGGGCTATCGGCTGCTCGCCGAATATTATGCCATGCCGGAGAAATTCCGTTTCATCCGCCTGACCGGCCTCGCCGCCGGCTTCGCGCGCGGCGCGCGGCAGGTCGATATCGTCATCCCGCTCAAACGCTGTGTTCCGGCGCTCGCCGCCGCTGTCGCCACCGACAATTTCCGCCTGCATGCGACGCCGGTGATCAATCTCTACAAGCGCCATTTCGACCGGATTCCGGTCGATCGCGGCCAGCCCGAACATCTTGTCCTCGCCGATCGCTCGCGTCAGCAGGACCATGAAATCTACAGTCTGACCAGCGTATCGGCCTATCGTGCCGGGGATTCGGTCGGCATGCCCGTGCAGCCGCTCTACGCCCGCAATGCCGAACGCGGCGACCAGCCGCTCTATTATTCGCTGCGCCGCCGCCTGCGCCGCCTGTCGGAAGCCGAACGCCGGCGCAGGCGCGAGAGCGACTATACCGGGTCCGAAACCTGGATCGCGCTGACGGCGCCCGGCGCCCCGGGGCTTGTCGACGATATTGCCGAAATCGCCGCCGAAGGCTGGGTGACCAACCGCGCCCTGCCCACCCGCCTGCGCCCCGGTGCGCCCGACCTGGTGCTGGCGCTCGCCGACATGGCGAATGTTGCCGCCGTCCGCATGATCCGGGGCCCCACCCGCCCGCAGCCGCCGCTCGGACTGGGCGACGCCGCCTGGCGCGTGGTTTCGCACCTCGCCCCCGGCAATCGCGGGTTCGCGCGCGCGGACGGCAGCCCCGATGTGCTGCTCGACCATCTGCGGCTGTACCTGCGCGACGAAGCGCCGGCGTTGCGCCGCGAGATCCAGGGCATCACCGGGCTGCACGCCGCGCTGGTCACCCGCCGCGCCGCGGGCGTCTCGCGCCTGGCGTTCGAACGCGGCGAACAGCTGACGCTGCATCTCGCTGCTTCGGCCTATGAAGCCAGCACCGCCTATCTGTTCACCATGGTGGTGGCCCGGTTCCTCGCCGAATTCGCGACGGTCAACAGCTTTGCCGAAGTCATCGTCAAGTCGGACGACGGCCTGTCGTGGCGCTGGCCGGCGCTGTCCGGGCCACGGCCGACGATATGA
- a CDS encoding type VI secretion system baseplate subunit TssE yields MATMTPLKPSILDKLIGDLSRVRSDGSRDLLPCFVPRLDRFNEDELRACVRRDIEWLLNVVHFEAAVGLEDYPDVATSVLNHGLPELIGRAIDRQALAHRGAEIVAAVRAFEPRLIASSVEVLLDEGEVGFENRLRFVIHGHLMNSIDDGFIALYTAIDLDTGNVEINA; encoded by the coding sequence ATGGCGACAATGACGCCGCTGAAGCCGTCGATCCTCGACAAGCTCATCGGCGACCTGTCGCGCGTGCGCAGCGACGGCAGCCGCGACCTGCTGCCATGCTTCGTCCCCCGCCTCGACCGCTTCAACGAGGATGAACTGCGGGCCTGTGTCCGCCGCGATATCGAATGGCTGCTCAACGTCGTGCATTTCGAAGCCGCCGTCGGGCTGGAGGACTATCCCGACGTCGCCACCTCGGTGCTCAACCATGGCCTGCCCGAACTGATCGGCCGCGCCATCGACCGCCAGGCGCTCGCGCATCGCGGCGCCGAAATCGTCGCCGCCGTGCGCGCCTTCGAACCGCGCCTCATCGCCAGCTCGGTCGAGGTCCTGCTCGATGAAGGCGAAGTCGGCTTCGAAAATCGCCTGCGCTTCGTCATCCACGGCCATCTGATGAACTCGATCGACGATGGCTTCATCGCGCTCTACACCGCGATCGACCTCGATACCGGGAACGTCGAGATCAACGCATGA
- the tssK gene encoding type VI secretion system baseplate subunit TssK has protein sequence MTHPVWSEGLFLRPQHFQAADSHARANLHARLDGAAAYPWGIVHLEISDDLASGAQFGIKRLLAVLPDGEIIDIPGRQPPPPPFDITSDVRDEVIYLTLPARQPGAVEYTTVDAADAATARYLIRVRDVIDSTDPDRAAEPIETGEPNLRFGIEEADRAGRICLGLARIRELQARRVVFDDNYIPPSLDLRSCQALSGFIIDILGRLEQRQDEVSLRAAEPSAGSNSDAMFLLLIALNRWQPVLRHLARLDRVHPERLYATFLSFAGELATFTSSERRPQSFPDYDHDNLELCFRPLIEALRVALGVRIGAGAQPLKLTKLAPGAYNSVITDRSLYDAGRFFLAVSSARPAEIIRAQLPALVKIGSITRMEQLVNSAVPGVPLVPIGAPPAQIRALPGYVYFELDRTSADWRDFATAPALGLHIAGDWPELQMELWCVKRPAR, from the coding sequence TTGACACATCCAGTCTGGTCCGAAGGTCTGTTCCTGCGCCCGCAGCATTTCCAGGCGGCGGACAGCCATGCCCGTGCCAACCTCCACGCCCGGCTCGACGGCGCCGCCGCCTATCCCTGGGGCATCGTCCATCTCGAAATTTCCGACGACCTCGCCTCCGGCGCCCAGTTCGGCATCAAGCGGCTGCTCGCGGTGCTGCCCGATGGCGAGATCATCGACATCCCCGGCCGCCAGCCGCCGCCGCCGCCGTTCGACATCACCAGCGATGTCCGCGACGAAGTCATCTACCTCACCCTGCCCGCCCGCCAGCCCGGCGCCGTCGAATATACCACCGTCGATGCCGCCGACGCCGCCACCGCCCGCTATCTGATCCGCGTGCGCGACGTCATCGATTCGACCGACCCCGACCGCGCCGCCGAACCCATCGAGACCGGCGAGCCCAACCTTCGCTTCGGCATCGAGGAGGCCGATCGCGCCGGCCGCATCTGCCTCGGCCTCGCCCGCATCCGCGAGCTGCAGGCCCGGCGTGTCGTATTCGACGACAATTACATCCCGCCCTCGCTCGATCTCCGGTCGTGCCAGGCCCTGTCGGGCTTCATCATCGATATTCTGGGCCGGCTGGAACAGCGCCAGGACGAAGTCAGCCTGCGCGCCGCCGAACCCAGCGCCGGCTCCAATTCCGACGCGATGTTCCTGCTGCTCATCGCGCTCAACCGCTGGCAGCCGGTGCTGCGCCACCTCGCCCGGCTCGACCGCGTCCACCCCGAACGCCTTTATGCCACCTTCCTGTCGTTCGCCGGCGAGCTCGCCACCTTCACCAGTTCCGAACGGCGGCCGCAGTCCTTCCCCGATTACGACCATGACAATCTGGAACTTTGCTTCCGGCCGCTGATCGAGGCGCTGCGCGTCGCACTGGGGGTCCGGATCGGCGCCGGCGCCCAGCCGCTCAAGCTGACCAAGCTGGCGCCCGGCGCCTATAATTCGGTGATCACCGATCGCAGCCTCTACGACGCCGGCCGCTTCTTCCTCGCCGTGTCGTCGGCGCGCCCGGCGGAGATCATCCGCGCGCAGCTGCCGGCGCTGGTCAAGATCGGTTCGATCACGCGGATGGAGCAGCTGGTCAACTCGGCGGTGCCCGGCGTGCCGCTGGTGCCGATCGGCGCGCCGCCCGCGCAGATCCGCGCGCTGCCGGGCTATGTCTATTTCGAGCTCGATCGCACCTCGGCCGACTGGCGCGATTTCGCCACCGCGCCGGCGCTCGGCCTGCACATCGCCGGCGACTGGCCCGAGCTCCAGATGGAGCTGTGGTGCGTCAAGCGGCCGGCGCGGTAA